DNA sequence from the Manihot esculenta cultivar AM560-2 chromosome 11, M.esculenta_v8, whole genome shotgun sequence genome:
ACAATAACTCAGAGCTAAGAAAACTTATGATGAAGATAACTTCTAAATCCTTAATTGTTATTGGGGATATTGATTGTTCTATTAATTTGAGCAACAAAAAGAAGAGGAATAACAATGGAACTCCATGGGAAGAAGTTATTATGACTCAGAAATCCGATCTAGGTCTAGTTGCAGCAGCGGTGGCGGCAGTGAAAAAGGTGGAAACTCAATTACTTTATCTAGATTATTGAATTTCACTGATGGGTTGTGGTCATATTGTGGAAGTGAAAGGATTTTTGTGTTCACCACCAACCACATTGAGAAACTTGATTCTGCATTGCTAAGGAGTGGAAGAATGGACATCCGTACATCGTGTATTCATGATAGTGAAGATTTTGTTGAAGAATTATTTAGGGATTGAAGATAGTGATTTAGATGGTGAAGAGAAGAGAGAATGGAGGGCCGAGTGGTGAGAACTTAGTTTTATTTGATACGAAGAGGGTATATttagtataaaaatatttttttattttgctttgacTAATAAAGTAATAGAAAAAATGAGTTCAACATGATGAATGTATTTTtctagaataaaaatataaaaatgttttaatgtatttctaaaactataaggtattttaattagttagattaaattaattagttagaTTAAATCTCGAGTATGATAGTAATTTGACCTTTATTAATTTACTATATAACAAATGTTGAATGAACTACTAGATTGACTCACAGCACATGTAAATATATTCATAATCTTGATAAAATAGCTTCAGAGTTGTTTTAAAAGCTAACAAAATCTTCTCTAATTTACAGGTAATTCTACTAGGCTTCttccatgtatatatatatatgtatgtatatatatgacTAGAAAAGAATATACAAAGCTAAGGTATTCATCCATGCTAAGATATGTTCATTTATCAAGAATTCAGCCTTTTGAGACTGAACCAAGTTTACGATATTGCTTACAGCAACTTTCATAGGCAACAAGTTAAACTTTTGAGCAGACAATAGCAACTCCTTTGGTTTATTCAGAAAATATACCTCATGATGATTATCATCATCTCCTTCTGATGAAGATCTCTTGGGGCATTTTGCCCGTAAGCTGCTGATATAGGCTTCCAAGTCATGAACACATGAAGGGTTTTGCATGTTGAAGAAGTCCAAGACTAGTTCAACACCCACATGAGAATACAATGAGCAACTCCATGGGAGCTCATATCTTCCTCCTAAAAccctaaaattttcatttagaaAAACCCCGGGTAGCTTTGTGATTGGATCGTTAACGTTCACAATTCTCAACACTTTAACTCCCAATTCCTGGCATCTCTCCTTGAACCCTGCGTTACCTACCCTTGGTCCTCCAAACGAAAACACAGTCACTGGAATATCCGTGCTTGGATTGTTGAGTCTGTTCAATCCAAGCTCTGAAATATCATAAGCAAGAAGAAGAGCAAGTGAACTTCCCATGCTGTGGCCTGCCATGGATATGCTGATTTCCTCCCCTTTGTACTTGTTTAGCAATCTTGACACTTCAGATAGAAGCTGTTCGCGACAGCTTTCTAGTCCAAACTTGtcgtcactttcatctgaagTGTACAAGCTCAAAAACCCAGATTCCACCTGCACATTTGGTCGGTGATTATGAGGATCTAGCCTCGCAGGAGTAAGAGAGCTCATGAAATTGGCAACCCATTCACGTTTAGTCACTGTTCCACGAAATGTAATGACTATATCTCTCCTGCCGAGCCTCTTAACTGTATCATCGGAAGATACGGCCACATAGCCAATCCAGCGGCCACAAGAAGCACCATTTTGAATGGGAATATTAATTTCTGGAGTTGCGTAGACGTACTTAGTTACTTGATAGCCGGAATTTCCCATTCCAATTTGGTTGAACATGTTCTTCTTGCCATATTTGCAACACAAGTAACGTTTTGAGTTGGGATCAAGATCGAAAGCTTTATAACAAGCGGTGACAAACTTACCATATCTAATGATCTCTTGTCGAAGAAGAGGATGCAAAGGTTTAACCAGGTTTTCCCAGTTATTACAGCCCTGAATCTCTCTCCAGAGTTGAGCCAATGTAGAGCTAGTATTAGTACTAACACTTTTGGCGAAATTCGCAGTACAAATAACTGCTGATGGGATAGTATTAGCAGAAGCAACAAGAGACGAAgacgatgaagaagaagaagaagaagaagaagtcttTTCAGTACATTTCTTTGGTAAACAAACTTGCCCAAAGGAATGGGAACGGGATGGCTTATTGTCACCTGAAAATGCAATATGGTTCGCACTAGGTTTTGGCATGAAAACTTTGGAAGCCATTAGAGAAGCAGGAGGGAGGAGAGAGAGAGTGTGAGCCGAGGATGGAGGTTAGTTGTAGGAGAAAAGAGTGGTGGACTTATATAGTCGGGCGCCGAGAATCGAGAGGGTGGGAGTACAGGGAATTGGACGGAAAAAGGACAGAAAGAGATGAAAACGATAGGATAGATGAGCAGAAGAAAGTCAAAGGGCAGTTTGGCGAGTATTTGACCAAGGATTGTGTTTCAAAactcttgtttattttaattgtaattttcttttcatgattATTATGGTCGGTTAGaggtttttttatttatctatttgtaTAAATGGGATTTTAAGGCTTTTAGTTTCACACAGTCACATCTTCTGCTGCGGCTGAGTGAAACATAAAATAAACGattttttttccccattttttgTTAAGGTTGATGTTGACTTCAATTCCCATCCCTTAAatcattcatatttttttattatttattaataattattaagatATCCTCCTCTCTGTATTCATTTACGAGTCTcgtgattttatttataatacgaAATTTGTGCTTCTTCATGAATCTATATTGACGTTCACTTGATGATCTCGATTCATAAGTGTGAAGGCCATCCATCTAATAATTAGATTCTGATTGTTGGaagaattttaatattattaaattttagcaaAAATTCATTAATCATTTTCTATCTTAAAATTTGATGAAAGtgtaaaatcaaataataaaatttgaaacaaTAAAGCAAGAATATTGAGAAATTAATGGAAAATGgataatttagttttattatttcttaaaCCTTTATTGAGAAATTAATAAGCTCTAGGtatataaagaaaattataataaagtaattttcataatttagctggtgttattttattaaaaaataatttaatttttaaagttttgttCCGTTACCCTCATAGATTTAATCTctgtaaatttgagagattttaaattttatttttttaatatctaattttCAGTTTGatcattataatttaatttttaaaattttattttttataataatttaatatttttaattttaataatttataacaatttattttttataattttaatatttaattaatttaatttaaattaattgactaataataataaatttaattgaagctgtattttgttaataaaata
Encoded proteins:
- the LOC110625659 gene encoding galactolipase DONGLE, chloroplastic; this encodes MASKVFMPKPSANHIAFSGDNKPSRSHSFGQVCLPKKCTEKTSSSSSSSSSSSSLVASANTIPSAVICTANFAKSVSTNTSSTLAQLWREIQGCNNWENLVKPLHPLLRQEIIRYGKFVTACYKAFDLDPNSKRYLCCKYGKKNMFNQIGMGNSGYQVTKYVYATPEINIPIQNGASCGRWIGYVAVSSDDTVKRLGRRDIVITFRGTVTKREWVANFMSSLTPARLDPHNHRPNVQVESGFLSLYTSDESDDKFGLESCREQLLSEVSRLLNKYKGEEISISMAGHSMGSSLALLLAYDISELGLNRLNNPSTDIPVTVFSFGGPRVGNAGFKERCQELGVKVLRIVNVNDPITKLPGVFLNENFRVLGGRYELPWSCSLYSHVGVELVLDFFNMQNPSCVHDLEAYISSLRAKCPKRSSSEGDDDNHHEVYFLNKPKELLLSAQKFNLLPMKVAVSNIVNLVQSQKAEFLINEHILAWMNTLALYILF